The following proteins come from a genomic window of Brevibacillus antibioticus:
- the pth gene encoding aminoacyl-tRNA hydrolase, translating to MKVIIGLGNPGKKYEDTRHNAGFMAIDKISDKWGIPVTQNKFRALVGEGRIEGEKVLLVKPQTYMNLSGESVAEVLKFYKLIPDDLVVIYDDLDLPTGHLRLREKGSAGGHNGIKSMIQHLGTQEFKRIKVGISRPEPGRSVSDYVLNTFPVAERADIQEAVSVAADACAMWTRESFLKVMNHYNSLKK from the coding sequence GTGAAAGTCATAATCGGATTGGGTAATCCCGGCAAAAAATATGAAGACACCAGACATAATGCTGGCTTTATGGCCATAGATAAGATTAGCGACAAATGGGGAATTCCTGTTACGCAAAACAAGTTTCGTGCTCTCGTGGGCGAAGGCCGCATCGAAGGCGAGAAGGTATTGCTGGTGAAGCCACAGACGTACATGAATCTCTCCGGTGAATCGGTAGCGGAAGTCCTCAAGTTTTACAAGCTGATTCCGGACGATCTCGTCGTCATCTACGACGATCTTGATTTGCCGACCGGACATCTTCGTCTGCGAGAAAAAGGCAGCGCCGGTGGGCACAACGGCATCAAGTCGATGATCCAACATTTGGGCACACAGGAGTTTAAACGAATCAAGGTAGGAATCAGTCGTCCTGAACCAGGGCGGAGCGTCAGCGACTATGTTTTGAATACGTTTCCAGTGGCGGAAAGAGCCGACATTCAAGAGGCGGTGAGCGTGGCTGCTGATGCATGCGCCATGTGGACAAGAGAGTCGTTTTTAAAGGTCATGAACCATTACAACAGCTTGAAGAAGTAG
- the glmU gene encoding bifunctional UDP-N-acetylglucosamine diphosphorylase/glucosamine-1-phosphate N-acetyltransferase GlmU, translating into MSKIHAVVLAAGQGTRMKSKLYKVLHPVCGKPMVQHVVDTMASMQVQDIVVVVGHGADAVRAKLGEDITYALQEEQLGTAHAVSQAAPFLQDKEGTTFLLYGDVPLLSATTLSALLTYHEEQQAAATVLTAVLPDATGYGRIVRNEAGEVLRIVEHKDATEAERAIREINTGIYCYDNRKLWRALAEVKNDNAQGEYYVTDVVGILREAGEKVVGYEAVDPEETMGVNDRVQLSEAEAYMKKRIMTGHMRNGVTIIDPASTYIEADVKIEADTVIHPGSFLRGQTTVGADCVIGPQADLTNVEVASGVTISYSVMVDSSVKSDSSVGPFAYVRPGTQIGSNAKIGDFVELKNAKIGDGTKVPHLSYVGDAEIGDGVNIGCGTITVNYDGAVKHKTTVKDGAFIGCNSNLVAPVTVGQNAYVAAGSTINQDVPDNALAIARERQVNKIDYANKMPRKGKKQS; encoded by the coding sequence ATGTCTAAGATCCATGCCGTGGTTCTGGCTGCTGGTCAGGGTACACGGATGAAATCGAAGCTGTACAAAGTCCTGCACCCTGTGTGCGGAAAGCCTATGGTTCAGCATGTAGTCGATACGATGGCGTCCATGCAGGTTCAGGATATCGTTGTCGTCGTAGGTCATGGTGCTGACGCTGTCCGCGCCAAGCTAGGCGAGGATATCACTTATGCACTGCAAGAAGAACAGTTGGGGACGGCGCATGCCGTTTCGCAGGCAGCGCCATTTTTACAGGATAAAGAAGGAACTACGTTTCTTTTATATGGAGACGTTCCCCTCTTGTCAGCGACTACGTTGTCGGCCTTGCTGACCTATCACGAGGAGCAGCAAGCGGCTGCAACTGTATTAACCGCCGTGTTACCTGACGCAACAGGTTATGGGCGTATCGTGCGCAATGAGGCGGGCGAAGTTTTGCGAATCGTGGAACATAAGGACGCTACGGAAGCGGAACGGGCGATCAGAGAAATTAATACGGGCATATACTGCTATGACAACCGAAAATTATGGAGAGCCTTGGCGGAAGTGAAAAATGACAACGCACAAGGCGAATACTATGTAACAGACGTTGTCGGTATTTTGCGTGAGGCAGGTGAAAAGGTAGTTGGATACGAAGCGGTTGACCCGGAGGAAACAATGGGTGTGAACGATCGTGTGCAGCTATCGGAAGCAGAAGCCTACATGAAAAAACGTATTATGACTGGTCACATGCGAAATGGTGTGACAATCATCGATCCAGCTTCTACGTACATCGAAGCGGATGTGAAGATTGAGGCAGATACCGTGATTCACCCAGGTTCTTTCCTGCGTGGACAAACAACCGTTGGAGCTGATTGTGTAATCGGGCCTCAAGCGGATCTGACGAATGTAGAAGTAGCGAGTGGCGTGACTATTTCTTACTCGGTGATGGTTGATTCGAGTGTGAAAAGCGATTCTTCAGTAGGACCATTTGCTTATGTTCGACCAGGAACACAGATTGGAAGCAATGCCAAAATCGGTGATTTCGTGGAATTGAAAAATGCGAAAATTGGTGACGGTACGAAGGTTCCACATCTCAGCTATGTAGGAGATGCGGAGATCGGAGACGGAGTCAATATTGGCTGTGGAACGATTACCGTCAACTATGATGGCGCAGTGAAGCATAAAACAACAGTAAAAGATGGAGCATTCATCGGATGCAACAGCAATTTGGTTGCGCCAGTTACAGTTGGACAAAATGCTTATGTAGCTGCAGGATCGACCATTAATCAAGATGTGCCAGATAATGCGCTTGCGATCGCACGTGAGCGTCAAGTCAATAAAATCGATTACGCGAACAAAATGCCTCGCAAGGGCAAAAAGCAATCATAA
- a CDS encoding RidA family protein, which translates to MAISFVSTDKAPAAIGPYSQAAKVGPFLFASGQIPLRADGTLVEGDVVEQTHQVFSNIQAVLAEAGGNLTNVVKATVFIKDMNDFGQLNEVYGHYFGDHKPARSTVEVARLPRDVKVEIEIVAYIE; encoded by the coding sequence ATGGCAATCTCTTTTGTTTCAACTGACAAGGCTCCTGCCGCAATTGGTCCTTACAGCCAAGCTGCAAAGGTAGGTCCATTTCTTTTTGCATCGGGTCAAATTCCGCTGCGTGCAGACGGCACTTTGGTAGAAGGTGACGTCGTGGAGCAAACCCATCAGGTTTTTTCCAATATTCAAGCGGTATTGGCAGAAGCCGGTGGCAACCTGACGAACGTAGTAAAGGCGACTGTATTCATCAAGGATATGAATGATTTTGGCCAACTCAATGAAGTGTACGGCCACTATTTTGGCGATCACAAGCCAGCTCGTTCCACTGTAGAAGTGGCACGTCTGCCGCGTGATGTAAAAGTTGAAATCGAAATCGTCGCTTATATCGAATAG
- a CDS encoding 50S ribosomal protein L25: MEQLQAQSREKKTGNAVKVLRNEGWVPGIMYGSEVGNKPIQVKGRELDAALRHQTTNKPFRLSVDGDTHDVMVYELQRHPLQGNILHADFKKINMNEKIHTSVPVLMTGDPELGVATLVRHSVEVTCLPGNIPESFLVDVDGFNIGDVVLVSDLNVPPGVDLGLESTEVLISVLPVKVKSEESIDAEQEAEAVAEKAGAANE; the protein is encoded by the coding sequence GTGGAACAATTACAGGCACAGTCTCGTGAAAAAAAGACAGGCAATGCTGTAAAGGTACTGCGAAACGAAGGTTGGGTTCCCGGTATTATGTACGGTAGTGAAGTAGGCAATAAGCCGATTCAGGTCAAAGGAAGAGAGCTGGATGCGGCTCTGCGTCACCAGACGACGAATAAGCCATTTCGGTTGAGTGTAGACGGGGACACGCACGATGTCATGGTTTATGAGCTGCAACGGCATCCTTTGCAGGGAAACATTTTACATGCCGATTTTAAGAAGATCAATATGAATGAAAAAATACACACGTCCGTACCTGTCCTTATGACAGGAGATCCCGAGTTGGGTGTGGCTACCCTTGTCCGCCACAGTGTGGAAGTGACTTGCTTGCCAGGTAATATACCAGAATCGTTCCTGGTCGATGTCGACGGGTTCAACATCGGGGATGTCGTACTGGTTTCCGATCTGAATGTCCCGCCTGGAGTAGATCTAGGGCTCGAATCCACGGAAGTGCTGATCAGTGTACTGCCGGTGAAGGTCAAGTCCGAAGAATCAATCGATGCGGAGCAAGAGGCAGAAGCAGTGGCCGAAAAAGCAGGAGCAGCTAACGAATAA
- the mfd gene encoding transcription-repair coupling factor gives MQVIINPMKQDTNVGTIVAGLEKGLHEQLVSGLAGSARQVLMASLQQMSDRPVCVVTHNMYQAQKVYEDLIELVPSDQVLLYPGNELIGSELAIASPEMLAQRIHVFNRLAQGFTGFLVAPFAGLRRLVVPPHVWKEAQIQLSVGDELDIEAFLLRCIELGYERVDMVERKGEMSIRGGIIDLYPIDSEWPVRIELFDVEIDSIRTFDMLSQRSLESVQTYILGPAKEMIASTPLLQESAVRLEQKLGETIANLKDGAAKEKVMERIGSDAERMKQGQRFAQLYSYISVIYPTGDTLLSYMPSDSLLIVDEPSRVLDTAAQLQKEEGEWLTGRIVQGEYMSNLSLSRTYDEIVSTKKRQIVYLSLFLRQSPKTQPQNIVNLTCRTMQNFHGQMNVLKTELARWKKSQDQIVFVAADLERAKRLERVLHDYEMEADVLTDTVETVPPGRPTIILGNLQTGFELPLNKLVVITEGEVFTAKQRKARKVQQTMNNAERIKNYLELKPGDFVVHVNHGIGKYLGIETKEILGIHKDYLHIQYAAGDSLFVPIDQIDHVQKYVASEEAQPKIYSLGGSEWKRVKNKVQSSVKDIAEDLIKLYAARESAVGHTFSPDTTEQREFEAMFPYQETQDQLRAISEVKADMERKRPMDRLVCGDVGYGKTEVAIRAAFKSVMDGKQVAVLVPTTILAQQHYETFRERFAEYPIRVEVLSRFRSRKEQNATLKGLKEGTVDVVIGTHRLLSKDLTFRELGLLIVDEEQRFGVSHKEKLKQIKTNVDVMTLTATPIPRTLHMSMLGVRDLSVIETPPENRFPVQTYVMDYSPALVREAIEREMARDGQVFFLYNQVQGIEQMAEQISMLVPDARIAVAHGQMNESELEGVILDFLEGNFDVLVSTTIIETGVDIPNVNTLIIYNADKMGLSQLYQLRGRVGRSNRIAYAYFTYQRDKVLTEVAEKRLQAIKEFTELGSGFKIAMRDLSIRGAGNLLGAEQHGFINTVGFDLYSQMLKEAIDELKGEVRQEIVTPVEINLQLDAYIPSMYITDSRQKIEMYKKFVAVSTLDDVDDLAEELLDRFGPVPKPVDNLLTISRLRVYALKHHITEISQKNPDEIKLFLHPSQNNNIDGGALFALTGNWSKRVGLSGGQQITIAVKVKGLKEDEGVQLVEKLLRQFHQVRRDTGTESPVS, from the coding sequence ATGCAAGTCATCATTAACCCGATGAAACAGGACACGAATGTCGGGACAATCGTGGCTGGTTTGGAGAAGGGGCTACATGAGCAGCTTGTCTCTGGCTTAGCTGGTTCCGCCCGTCAAGTATTGATGGCGTCATTGCAACAAATGTCGGATCGTCCGGTCTGTGTAGTGACGCATAACATGTACCAAGCACAAAAAGTATACGAAGATTTGATCGAGTTAGTTCCCTCTGACCAGGTGTTGCTTTATCCTGGTAATGAGCTGATTGGCTCTGAGCTTGCCATTGCCAGCCCTGAAATGCTGGCGCAGCGAATTCATGTATTCAACCGTCTGGCCCAAGGCTTTACGGGTTTTTTGGTTGCACCTTTTGCTGGCTTGCGTCGTTTGGTCGTTCCCCCGCATGTATGGAAGGAAGCGCAGATTCAGTTGTCTGTCGGTGATGAGCTCGATATCGAGGCCTTTTTGCTCCGATGTATTGAGCTTGGCTATGAGCGAGTGGACATGGTCGAGCGCAAGGGAGAAATGAGTATTCGCGGTGGAATTATCGACTTGTATCCGATCGATTCGGAGTGGCCGGTGCGGATTGAGCTTTTTGATGTGGAGATCGACTCGATCCGTACGTTTGACATGCTCTCCCAGCGGTCATTGGAATCCGTCCAGACGTATATTCTCGGTCCGGCAAAAGAAATGATCGCTTCGACTCCGTTATTGCAGGAATCGGCTGTTCGCTTAGAACAAAAGCTGGGGGAAACCATCGCCAATTTGAAGGATGGGGCTGCCAAGGAAAAAGTCATGGAGCGAATCGGCTCAGATGCAGAGAGAATGAAGCAGGGACAGCGTTTTGCGCAGCTTTATTCGTACATCTCTGTCATTTACCCGACGGGTGATACCTTATTGTCCTACATGCCTTCCGATTCCTTGCTGATCGTTGATGAACCTTCTCGTGTGTTGGATACGGCAGCGCAATTGCAAAAAGAAGAAGGGGAATGGCTGACAGGACGCATCGTCCAGGGCGAATATATGTCCAATCTCAGCCTGTCGCGTACGTACGACGAGATCGTGTCGACGAAAAAGCGCCAGATCGTTTACCTTTCCCTATTTTTGAGACAATCACCGAAGACCCAGCCGCAAAACATCGTAAATCTGACTTGTCGTACCATGCAAAACTTCCATGGACAGATGAACGTGCTGAAAACAGAGCTGGCCCGTTGGAAGAAGTCTCAGGATCAGATCGTCTTTGTCGCAGCTGATTTGGAGCGTGCGAAGCGACTGGAGCGTGTCCTGCATGACTACGAAATGGAAGCAGATGTTTTAACAGATACAGTGGAAACGGTGCCTCCGGGACGTCCTACGATCATTTTAGGAAACCTCCAGACTGGCTTTGAGTTGCCATTAAACAAGCTGGTAGTCATTACGGAAGGCGAAGTATTTACTGCGAAACAACGCAAGGCGCGCAAAGTTCAACAGACGATGAACAACGCGGAGCGTATCAAAAACTACCTCGAGCTCAAGCCCGGTGATTTCGTTGTGCACGTGAATCACGGGATTGGAAAATACCTTGGAATTGAAACCAAGGAAATTCTCGGAATTCATAAAGATTACCTTCATATTCAATACGCAGCAGGAGACAGTCTGTTTGTTCCGATTGATCAAATCGACCATGTGCAGAAGTACGTGGCGAGCGAAGAGGCACAGCCGAAGATTTATAGTTTGGGCGGCAGCGAATGGAAACGCGTCAAAAACAAAGTCCAGTCGTCTGTAAAGGATATCGCCGAGGATTTGATCAAGCTGTATGCAGCTCGCGAATCGGCTGTCGGTCATACATTCTCTCCCGATACGACAGAGCAGCGTGAATTTGAGGCGATGTTCCCGTATCAGGAAACACAAGACCAGCTCCGCGCGATTTCGGAAGTGAAAGCGGACATGGAGCGCAAACGCCCGATGGATCGCCTCGTTTGTGGGGACGTGGGTTACGGGAAGACAGAGGTTGCGATTCGTGCTGCCTTCAAGTCTGTCATGGACGGAAAGCAGGTAGCCGTATTGGTTCCAACTACGATTCTGGCTCAGCAGCATTACGAGACGTTCCGAGAGCGTTTTGCGGAATATCCGATCCGCGTGGAGGTATTGAGTCGATTCCGTTCGCGCAAAGAGCAGAATGCCACGCTAAAAGGACTGAAGGAAGGTACAGTCGATGTCGTCATCGGTACGCACCGTCTGCTTTCCAAAGACCTGACATTCCGCGAGCTCGGTCTGTTAATCGTAGACGAGGAGCAGCGCTTTGGTGTGAGCCACAAGGAAAAGCTGAAGCAGATCAAAACGAATGTGGATGTCATGACTCTGACCGCTACGCCGATTCCACGTACGTTGCACATGTCGATGCTCGGTGTGCGTGATTTGTCTGTCATCGAAACACCGCCAGAAAATCGTTTTCCGGTGCAGACGTATGTGATGGATTACAGCCCTGCTTTGGTCCGCGAAGCGATTGAGCGCGAGATGGCTCGCGATGGGCAAGTATTCTTCCTCTACAACCAAGTACAAGGAATCGAACAGATGGCGGAGCAGATTTCTATGCTCGTTCCTGACGCGCGCATCGCTGTGGCGCATGGGCAGATGAACGAAAGCGAGCTGGAAGGCGTCATTCTCGACTTTTTGGAAGGGAATTTTGACGTATTGGTCAGTACGACGATCATTGAGACCGGGGTGGACATCCCGAACGTCAATACGCTGATTATTTACAACGCAGACAAAATGGGCTTGTCCCAGCTGTATCAGCTGCGTGGACGTGTAGGTCGTTCCAATCGAATTGCGTACGCTTACTTTACGTACCAACGGGACAAGGTGCTGACAGAGGTAGCGGAAAAACGTCTACAAGCCATCAAGGAATTCACCGAGCTTGGCTCTGGTTTCAAGATCGCGATGCGGGACTTGTCCATTCGTGGAGCGGGTAATTTGCTGGGCGCAGAGCAGCATGGTTTTATTAATACGGTCGGATTTGACTTGTATAGCCAGATGCTGAAAGAGGCCATTGATGAGCTGAAGGGCGAGGTTAGACAGGAAATTGTCACGCCTGTGGAGATCAATCTTCAACTGGATGCCTATATTCCGTCGATGTACATTACGGACAGTCGTCAAAAAATCGAGATGTACAAAAAGTTTGTCGCAGTGTCTACATTGGATGACGTCGACGATTTGGCAGAAGAGCTGCTAGACCGTTTTGGACCAGTTCCGAAGCCGGTTGATAATCTGTTGACCATTTCCCGTTTGCGCGTGTATGCCTTGAAGCACCACATCACCGAAATTAGCCAAAAGAATCCAGACGAGATTAAATTGTTCCTGCACCCTAGTCAGAACAACAACATCGATGGTGGAGCGCTGTTTGCACTTACCGGTAACTGGAGCAAGAGGGTTGGGCTGTCGGGTGGACAACAGATCACGATTGCTGTTAAAGTAAAGGGGTTAAAAGAAGATGAGGGCGTGCAGTTGGTTGAAAAGCTGTTGCGTCAATTTCACCAGGTGCGAAGAGACACCGGTACGGAGAGCCCTGTGTCTTAA
- a CDS encoding ribose-phosphate diphosphokinase, translating to MANYRDPKLKVFTCNANPELAKEIAEHIGVPLGNAQVVRFSDGECQLKLNESVRGCDVFVIQPTSAPVNEHLMELLVMVDALKRASAKSINVVIPYYGYARQDRKARARDPITAKLVANLIETAGAQRVITMDLHATQIQGFFDIPVDHLLGVPILGKHFSEKGLKDIVVVSPDHGGVTRARKLAERLEAPIAIIDKRRPEPNVAEVMNIVGNIEGKTAIIIDDIIDTAGTITLAASALVEAGAREVYACCTHPVLSGPAIERIANSKIKELIVTNSIPLTEEQIIDKITVLSVAPIIGEAIIRVHEELSVSKLFD from the coding sequence ATGGCTAACTACCGCGACCCAAAACTGAAGGTATTTACGTGCAACGCAAACCCGGAACTGGCAAAAGAAATCGCCGAACACATCGGTGTACCACTCGGAAACGCACAAGTAGTGCGCTTTAGTGATGGCGAATGCCAACTCAAACTCAATGAAAGCGTTCGCGGTTGTGACGTATTTGTCATTCAGCCAACATCTGCTCCCGTTAATGAGCATCTGATGGAGCTTTTGGTGATGGTCGATGCATTGAAGCGCGCTTCGGCTAAGAGTATTAACGTGGTAATTCCTTACTACGGTTATGCTCGTCAAGATCGTAAAGCACGTGCACGCGATCCAATCACGGCTAAGCTGGTTGCGAACCTGATCGAGACTGCAGGTGCACAACGTGTGATTACGATGGATCTGCATGCAACACAAATCCAAGGCTTCTTCGATATTCCAGTTGATCATCTTCTAGGTGTGCCTATCTTGGGTAAACACTTCTCTGAAAAAGGTCTGAAAGATATCGTTGTCGTATCTCCAGATCATGGTGGAGTGACCCGTGCTCGTAAATTGGCAGAACGTCTGGAAGCGCCTATTGCCATTATTGACAAACGTCGCCCAGAACCAAACGTAGCCGAAGTAATGAACATCGTAGGGAACATCGAAGGCAAAACAGCGATCATCATCGACGATATTATCGATACCGCTGGAACGATCACACTGGCTGCAAGTGCACTTGTAGAAGCAGGCGCACGTGAAGTATATGCATGCTGCACGCACCCAGTTCTGTCTGGTCCTGCTATTGAGCGTATTGCTAACTCGAAGATCAAGGAACTGATTGTGACCAACTCGATTCCGCTGACAGAAGAACAAATTATCGACAAGATTACCGTTCTTTCCGTAGCGCCAATCATTGGTGAAGCAATCATTCGTGTTCACGAAGAGCTTTCCGTAAGCAAGTTGTTCGATTAA
- a CDS encoding CobW family GTP-binding protein, translated as MSTEIYLLTGYLGSGKTTLLQKWLTHLRITDQKVVVLMNEMGEEDIDGEQLQGFGFPIKKMLDGCICCSIKGELTEGLKDIMNAIAPDRILIETTGVADPLDVIDTITHPELYDRLELKGTISVVDASRFLDLNSRFSSTATLVKTIRNQVRYADLLLLNKTDLTSPDVVQRVRQKLSEINPTAPIHATVQAEIEVSRLLSVKCTVHERSPDNETNRPLAVQKSIGRMSTMDRLKQSLGLKTSQPSLYNSIETFSYVFTGPVDAKKFEDFLYDLPKNVYRAKGYVQFHGKPELISFQHTDNQVLLFPFENFGPKMVAVFIGEGMDREIILNDLEKCYG; from the coding sequence ATGAGCACAGAGATATACTTGCTGACTGGGTATTTAGGAAGTGGAAAAACCACCCTTTTGCAAAAGTGGCTGACTCACTTGCGCATCACAGACCAGAAGGTAGTCGTCTTGATGAATGAAATGGGGGAGGAAGACATTGACGGGGAACAATTGCAAGGCTTCGGCTTTCCTATCAAAAAAATGCTCGATGGCTGCATATGCTGCTCGATCAAGGGCGAGCTGACGGAGGGCTTGAAAGATATTATGAACGCCATTGCGCCAGACCGAATCCTCATCGAGACTACTGGCGTAGCCGATCCACTTGATGTCATCGATACGATTACCCATCCGGAGCTGTATGATCGACTGGAGTTAAAAGGGACCATTAGCGTTGTCGATGCCTCTCGTTTTCTGGACCTCAACTCACGATTCTCCTCGACTGCCACTCTGGTCAAAACGATTCGAAACCAAGTGCGTTACGCAGACCTGCTTCTTTTGAACAAAACCGATTTGACTAGTCCTGATGTCGTACAGCGGGTCCGTCAAAAGCTCAGTGAAATCAATCCGACTGCACCCATACACGCTACTGTTCAGGCAGAAATAGAAGTCTCCCGGCTTCTGTCTGTCAAATGCACCGTCCATGAACGGTCGCCAGACAACGAGACAAACCGCCCCCTTGCCGTACAGAAAAGCATTGGCCGAATGTCCACGATGGACAGGCTCAAGCAATCCCTTGGCCTGAAAACAAGCCAACCCTCTCTCTACAATAGTATCGAAACGTTTTCCTATGTATTCACAGGACCCGTAGACGCGAAAAAATTTGAGGACTTTCTGTACGATCTCCCCAAAAACGTCTATCGGGCAAAAGGCTACGTCCAGTTCCACGGTAAGCCCGAGCTGATCTCGTTTCAACATACCGATAATCAGGTGCTCCTGTTCCCTTTTGAAAATTTCGGGCCGAAAATGGTCGCTGTCTTCATCGGGGAAGGAATGGACCGAGAAATTATTTTGAACGATCTAGAAAAATGTTATGGTTAA
- the spoVG gene encoding septation regulator SpoVG yields the protein MEVTDVRLRRVNTDGRMKAIASITIDHEFVVHDIRVIDGNNGMFVAMPSKRTPDGEFRDIAHPISSTTREKIQAAVLTEYDRVGQEEESTIEAGA from the coding sequence ATGGAAGTAACAGACGTAAGACTTCGCCGAGTGAATACGGATGGTAGGATGAAAGCGATTGCATCCATTACAATTGACCATGAGTTTGTGGTTCATGATATCCGTGTCATTGACGGAAACAATGGTATGTTCGTAGCTATGCCGAGCAAGCGTACACCAGACGGAGAATTCCGTGATATTGCACATCCGATTTCTTCGACTACCCGTGAAAAAATCCAGGCAGCAGTTCTCACAGAATACGACCGCGTAGGTCAAGAGGAAGAGAGCACTATCGAAGCTGGTGCTTAA
- a CDS encoding anti-sigma-F factor Fin, whose protein sequence is MSIRYTCRCCGMKIAEFEESQVTEAQLGFDSLTPEERALIISREQSGDTVVSITCDYCREALIQHPELSLVGNPLQ, encoded by the coding sequence ATGAGCATACGCTATACATGTCGTTGCTGCGGCATGAAGATTGCAGAATTTGAGGAATCGCAAGTAACAGAAGCGCAGCTCGGGTTTGATTCCTTGACCCCGGAGGAACGTGCTCTTATAATATCGAGAGAACAAAGTGGAGATACGGTCGTCAGCATCACGTGCGACTATTGCCGTGAAGCGCTGATTCAGCATCCAGAGCTTTCGCTAGTCGGAAACCCACTTCAATAA
- the purR gene encoding pur operon repressor, producing the protein MKKLRRSARLVDMTQHLLAHPHTLTPLTLFAEQYGAAKSSISEDLSIIKEAFEVQGVGLLKTVAGAAGGVKYIPQVKTEEALHFMRELIGQLANPERLLPGGYLYMSDILGNPQTMAKIGKLFATAYADKNVDVVMTVETKGIPLAYATAMFLNVPVVIVRRDNKVTEGSVVSINYVSGSSKRIQTMSLARRGLAEQSRVLIVDDFMKAGGTLRGMIDLLQEFRATVVGCGVLVETTADVSERLVDEYVSLAKLQDVDFKGKQIEIELGSFFENRGE; encoded by the coding sequence ATGAAGAAATTGCGCAGAAGTGCACGTCTGGTTGACATGACGCAGCACTTGCTCGCCCATCCCCATACGCTGACTCCTCTCACTCTGTTCGCGGAACAATACGGCGCAGCGAAATCATCCATCAGTGAAGACTTGTCTATCATCAAAGAGGCTTTTGAAGTCCAAGGGGTAGGCTTGTTGAAAACGGTGGCGGGAGCGGCAGGCGGAGTGAAGTATATTCCACAGGTCAAAACGGAAGAGGCCCTTCACTTCATGCGCGAACTGATCGGTCAACTCGCTAATCCAGAGAGACTTTTGCCAGGTGGATACTTGTACATGTCCGACATTCTCGGAAATCCACAAACGATGGCGAAGATCGGAAAGCTCTTTGCAACCGCTTATGCGGATAAAAATGTAGATGTCGTCATGACGGTGGAAACAAAGGGGATTCCACTTGCGTATGCGACGGCTATGTTTTTGAATGTGCCTGTTGTGATTGTACGCCGTGACAATAAGGTCACGGAAGGTTCAGTAGTGAGTATTAACTATGTATCGGGTTCCAGTAAACGAATTCAGACCATGTCACTCGCTCGCCGCGGTTTGGCCGAGCAGTCTCGCGTCCTCATTGTGGATGACTTTATGAAAGCTGGCGGGACACTGCGGGGCATGATTGATCTGTTGCAGGAATTCCGTGCAACCGTAGTAGGATGCGGCGTACTGGTAGAAACGACAGCGGATGTTTCTGAGCGTTTGGTAGATGAATACGTATCGCTTGCAAAACTGCAGGATGTAGACTTCAAGGGCAAGCAAATTGAAATAGAGCTGGGCAGTTTTTTTGAAAATAGAGGGGAGTAG